One part of the Acetoanaerobium sticklandii genome encodes these proteins:
- a CDS encoding acyl-CoA carboxylase subunit beta, protein MSEKLELLRQKREKIEMAGGQKRIDKQHQSGKLTARERMNVFFDEGTFVELDAFVKHRCTNFGMDKVDAPAEGVITGYGKVDGRLVYAFAQDFTVVGGSLGEMHAKKMAKIMDLAMKMGAPVVGLNDSGGARIQEAVDALAGYGEIFYKNTIASGVIPQISAIMGPCAGGAVYSPALTDFIFMVDKTSQMFITGPQVIKTVTGEEVSAEELGGAMTHNSVSGVAHFISSNDEACLLEIRKLLSYLPSNNMEMAPVFEADDINRVSDELNDIVPADSNKPYDMKKIITSIVDFGDFFEVQPYFAKNIVTGFARINGQSVGIIGNQPMVMAGCLDINASDKASRFIRTCDCFNVPILSFVDVPGFLPGASQELGGIIRHGAKMLYAYSEATVPKVTIITRKAYGGSYLAMCSKDLGADMVFAWPTAEIAVMGPQGAANIIFKDEIKNSEDPAATRAEKIKEYTDEFATPYKAAERGFVDDVIEPAHSVIRLAEAFDMLLSKREQRPSKKHGNVPL, encoded by the coding sequence ATGTCAGAAAAACTTGAACTGCTTCGCCAAAAAAGAGAAAAAATTGAAATGGCAGGCGGACAAAAAAGAATAGATAAACAGCATCAATCAGGTAAACTAACAGCTAGAGAGCGTATGAATGTATTCTTTGACGAAGGAACTTTTGTTGAACTCGATGCATTTGTAAAGCATCGCTGTACAAATTTTGGAATGGACAAGGTAGATGCTCCAGCTGAAGGCGTTATAACTGGATATGGGAAAGTGGATGGAAGATTGGTTTATGCTTTTGCTCAAGACTTTACTGTAGTCGGTGGCTCTCTAGGAGAAATGCATGCCAAAAAAATGGCTAAAATTATGGATTTAGCAATGAAAATGGGTGCACCTGTAGTGGGCTTAAATGATTCTGGAGGAGCTAGGATACAAGAAGCTGTTGATGCTCTTGCTGGATATGGAGAAATATTTTATAAAAATACAATAGCTTCAGGCGTTATCCCTCAGATATCAGCAATAATGGGACCTTGCGCAGGTGGAGCTGTTTACTCTCCAGCGCTTACAGATTTTATATTTATGGTTGATAAAACTAGCCAGATGTTTATCACTGGACCTCAGGTTATTAAAACTGTTACAGGAGAAGAAGTTTCAGCTGAAGAACTAGGTGGAGCTATGACACATAACTCTGTTTCAGGAGTAGCTCACTTTATTTCTTCAAATGATGAAGCTTGTCTGCTTGAAATAAGAAAGCTCCTTAGCTACTTGCCTTCAAATAATATGGAAATGGCTCCAGTATTTGAAGCAGATGATATAAACAGAGTATCGGATGAACTAAATGATATAGTTCCAGCAGATTCAAACAAGCCTTACGATATGAAAAAAATCATTACATCAATTGTGGATTTTGGAGATTTCTTTGAAGTGCAGCCATATTTTGCAAAAAATATTGTAACAGGTTTTGCTAGAATAAATGGTCAATCAGTAGGAATTATTGGAAATCAGCCTATGGTTATGGCAGGATGCCTAGATATAAATGCATCTGATAAAGCAAGTAGATTTATCAGAACTTGCGACTGTTTTAATGTACCAATATTATCATTTGTAGACGTACCAGGATTTTTGCCTGGAGCTTCACAGGAGCTAGGAGGAATAATCAGACATGGAGCTAAAATGCTTTATGCATATAGCGAGGCTACAGTTCCTAAGGTTACGATTATAACTCGTAAAGCTTACGGTGGATCATATCTTGCAATGTGTTCAAAGGATTTAGGTGCGGATATGGTTTTTGCATGGCCAACAGCTGAAATTGCTGTAATGGGACCACAGGGAGCTGCAAATATTATTTTTAAAGATGAAATAAAAAATTCAGAAGACCCAGCAGCAACTAGAGCTGAAAAAATCAAGGAGTATACTGACGAGTTTGCAACACCATACAAAGCGGCAGAAAGAGGCTTTGTAGATGATGTAATTGAGCCAGCACATTCAGTTATAAGATTGGCTGAGGCCTTTGATATGTTACTTTCAAAGAGAGAACAAAGACCTTCTAAAAAACATGGAAATGTACCATTATAA
- the tilS gene encoding tRNA lysidine(34) synthetase TilS: protein MVIEKIKQTIERENLIENKDKILVALSGGPDSVCLLHALKKLETYYNIKIYAAHLNHKIRGIEAQKDALYAAKLCDELDVPFFVKAIDVPAYAKEKKMTLEEAARKLRYDMLFEVKNRIGAKKIAVAHNLDDQAETVIMRLIRGTGITGLKGMDYKRGDGVIRPLMDISKANIVSYCDENKLNPRIDYTNLETEYTRNKIRLKLLPFIEQEFSANIKDTISRMANILREDSDYLEAEAQRIFEEQVLENTNEIIKLDIEELKSTHSSLVKRLIRMAIKTLAGTLEGIDNVHIEDILALIKNSKNQLKLNLPKGLMIYKTTDGLIFTFEEISFENVNYNYILKPDGYIQIDEIGMRIESKIMSKERCIALPTGQYTKAFDYDKIKGDLIVRSRLDGDRMKPMGLGGTKKLKDIFIDLKIPREKRNSIAVLSDDKGILWLMGHKISEDYKIDENTKRVIRITCKTL, encoded by the coding sequence ATGGTTATTGAAAAAATTAAGCAAACCATAGAAAGAGAAAATCTTATAGAAAATAAAGATAAAATTTTGGTAGCTCTATCTGGAGGACCAGATTCAGTATGTCTGTTGCATGCTTTAAAAAAATTGGAGACATATTATAATATAAAAATTTATGCTGCTCATTTAAACCATAAAATTAGGGGGATAGAAGCCCAAAAGGACGCACTTTATGCAGCAAAATTATGTGATGAGCTAGATGTCCCTTTTTTTGTAAAAGCTATAGATGTACCAGCCTATGCAAAAGAAAAGAAAATGACACTAGAAGAAGCTGCGAGAAAATTGAGATATGATATGCTTTTTGAAGTGAAAAATCGTATAGGAGCGAAAAAAATCGCTGTAGCTCATAATCTAGACGATCAAGCAGAAACAGTTATAATGAGGCTTATACGTGGTACAGGAATCACAGGTCTTAAGGGCATGGATTATAAAAGGGGAGACGGAGTTATTAGGCCTCTTATGGATATTTCAAAAGCTAACATTGTAAGTTATTGCGATGAAAACAAACTGAACCCTAGAATAGATTACACAAATTTAGAAACAGAATATACAAGAAATAAGATTCGACTAAAATTACTTCCTTTTATAGAGCAAGAATTTTCTGCTAATATAAAGGATACAATTTCAAGAATGGCAAATATATTAAGAGAAGATAGCGATTATCTAGAAGCTGAAGCTCAAAGAATTTTCGAAGAGCAGGTACTGGAAAATACAAATGAAATCATTAAACTTGATATAGAAGAGCTGAAAAGTACTCATTCTTCTTTGGTAAAAAGACTTATTAGGATGGCTATTAAAACTTTAGCTGGGACACTTGAAGGAATTGATAATGTACATATAGAGGATATATTAGCTCTTATAAAAAATTCTAAGAATCAGCTTAAGCTTAATCTTCCTAAAGGATTGATGATATATAAAACAACAGATGGTTTAATTTTTACTTTTGAAGAAATATCTTTTGAAAATGTAAATTACAACTATATTTTGAAACCAGATGGGTATATACAAATAGATGAAATCGGTATGCGCATTGAATCTAAAATCATGTCAAAAGAAAGATGCATTGCACTTCCGACAGGTCAGTATACCAAAGCTTTTGATTATGATAAAATCAAAGGTGATTTAATTGTCAGATCACGATTAGATGGTGACAGAATGAAACCTATGGGGTTAGGAGGGACGAAAAAGCTTAAAGACATTTTTATTGATTTAAAAATCCCAAGAGAAAAAAGAAACAGTATTGCTGTACTTTCAGATGACAAAGGAATCTTGTGGCTTATGGGACATAAGATTAGCGAGGATTATAAAATTGATGAAAATACTAAAAGGGTCATTAGAATAACTTGTAAAACTTTATAA
- the mce gene encoding methylmalonyl-CoA epimerase yields MNVSRVDHIGIAVTNLDETIKFYEEVLGIKCEGTEVVEDQKVKVAFFPVGDTELEFLESTSEDGPIAKFIEKNGGRGGIQHVALRVDNIEEAIANMKEKGYAMIDEKPRYGAGGAKIAFCHPKATGGILLELSER; encoded by the coding sequence ATGAACGTATCTAGAGTAGATCATATTGGAATAGCTGTAACTAATCTTGATGAGACTATAAAGTTTTATGAAGAGGTTCTTGGAATAAAATGTGAAGGTACTGAAGTAGTTGAAGATCAAAAAGTTAAAGTTGCATTTTTCCCAGTAGGAGACACAGAATTAGAATTCTTAGAATCTACATCAGAAGATGGTCCTATAGCTAAGTTCATAGAAAAAAATGGTGGAAGAGGCGGAATACAGCACGTTGCGCTTCGTGTAGACAATATTGAAGAGGCTATAGCCAATATGAAAGAAAAAGGCTATGCAATGATAGATGAAAAACCAAGATATGGAGCTGGAGGAGCAAAGATTGCTTTTTGTCATCCAAAAGCAACTGGAGGCATTCTGCTCGAGTTAAGCGAAAGATAG
- a CDS encoding acyl-CoA mutase large subunit family protein has protein sequence MFNKNDVSKIRETVESWEATKVKKALEKFPERKETFKNSSEIEVKRLYTPADIEELDYERDLGIPAQYPFTRGVQDTMYRGRFWTMRMYAGFATAEESNKRYKYLIEQGSMGLSVAFDLPTQMGYDSSDEISKGEVGKVGVAIDSLADMEILFDGIPLDKVSTSMTINAPAAVLLAMYIAVAEKQGVTSDKLRGTIQNDILKEYVARGTYIFPVKPSMRLITNIFEYCSKEVPLWNTISISGYHIREAGSTAAQEIAFTLSNGIAYVQAAIDAGLDVDSFAPRLSFFFNAHNDLFEEVAKYRAARRIWAKVMKNRFNATNPKSMMLKFHTQTGGSTLTAQQPENNIVRVAIQTLAAVLGGTQSLHTNSKDEALALPTEASVRTALRTQQIVAHESGAADTIDPLAGSYYVESLTNQLEDEAMELINKIDDLGGSPSAIEKGYMQQEIMDASYTYQKEIESGKRIIVGMNKFQVEEPKPTGLLRVDPIVGELQENKIADLKQKRDSQKVEQALASLKNACSTDENLMPYILDAVKAYATLGEISNVMRDVFGEYKQSVIL, from the coding sequence ATGTTTAATAAGAATGATGTTTCAAAAATCAGAGAGACTGTAGAATCCTGGGAAGCTACAAAAGTAAAAAAGGCTCTGGAAAAATTCCCAGAAAGAAAAGAGACTTTTAAAAACTCATCGGAGATTGAAGTTAAAAGACTTTATACTCCAGCTGATATCGAAGAACTTGATTATGAAAGAGATTTGGGAATACCTGCTCAGTATCCATTCACTAGAGGCGTGCAAGACACCATGTACAGAGGTAGATTCTGGACTATGAGAATGTATGCAGGATTTGCTACAGCAGAGGAATCAAATAAAAGATACAAGTACCTTATTGAGCAAGGCTCTATGGGATTATCGGTTGCTTTTGACCTACCTACTCAAATGGGATATGATTCAAGTGATGAAATATCTAAAGGTGAAGTCGGTAAAGTTGGAGTAGCTATAGACTCTTTAGCAGATATGGAAATTCTATTTGATGGAATTCCTTTAGATAAGGTTTCGACTTCTATGACAATTAATGCTCCAGCGGCAGTATTACTTGCAATGTATATTGCAGTGGCTGAAAAACAAGGAGTTACTTCAGATAAATTACGTGGTACTATTCAAAATGACATACTAAAAGAGTACGTTGCAAGAGGTACATATATTTTCCCTGTAAAACCGTCTATGAGACTTATCACTAATATATTCGAATACTGTTCTAAAGAAGTTCCTCTTTGGAATACTATCAGTATATCAGGATATCATATCAGAGAAGCAGGCTCTACTGCTGCTCAAGAAATTGCATTTACACTTTCAAATGGTATAGCTTATGTTCAGGCCGCTATAGATGCAGGTCTTGATGTAGACAGCTTTGCTCCAAGACTTTCATTCTTCTTTAATGCTCATAATGATTTATTTGAAGAAGTTGCTAAGTATAGAGCAGCTAGAAGAATCTGGGCTAAAGTTATGAAAAATAGATTTAATGCAACTAATCCTAAATCAATGATGTTAAAATTCCACACTCAAACTGGTGGATCAACTCTTACAGCTCAGCAACCAGAAAACAATATCGTAAGAGTTGCAATCCAGACTTTAGCTGCTGTACTTGGTGGAACTCAGTCTCTACACACAAACTCAAAGGATGAAGCATTAGCGCTTCCTACTGAAGCATCAGTTAGAACTGCTCTTAGAACTCAACAAATTGTTGCTCATGAAAGCGGAGCGGCTGATACTATAGATCCACTTGCAGGTTCATATTATGTAGAATCGCTTACAAATCAATTAGAAGATGAAGCTATGGAGCTAATTAACAAGATTGACGATTTAGGTGGTTCTCCATCTGCAATTGAAAAAGGATATATGCAACAAGAAATTATGGATGCATCATATACTTACCAAAAAGAAATTGAATCGGGCAAAAGAATTATAGTAGGAATGAACAAATTCCAAGTTGAAGAGCCAAAACCAACAGGATTACTTAGAGTTGATCCTATAGTAGGAGAACTACAAGAAAATAAAATTGCTGACCTTAAGCAAAAAAGAGATTCTCAAAAAGTAGAGCAGGCTTTAGCTTCACTTAAAAATGCATGTAGTACGGATGAGAACTTAATGCCATATATACTAGATGCTGTAAAAGCTTATGCAACTTTAGGCGAAATCTCCAACGTTATGAGAGATGTGTTTGGAGAATACAAGCAATCTGTAATACTTTAA
- the ftsH gene encoding ATP-dependent zinc metalloprotease FtsH, with the protein MKKFFRGAGFYLLIFLIIISVVQLFGNQTQEIRDIPFSEFYQNLKAEDVKEVKFVDRRITGTLKSTNETFTSYLPYSINEESLSSEILKQAQEKKLVVTGEPVPATPWLIEILPSLFMILIFVVIWFVFMQQSQGGGSKVMNFGKSKAKMHKGDEKVKVTFKEVAGLDEEKEELEEIVDFLKNPKKYIELGARIPKGILMVGPPGTGKTYLSKAVAGEAKVPFFSISGSDFVEMFVGVGASRVRDLFEQAKKSAPCIIFIDEIDAVGRKRGAGLGGGHDEREQTLNQLLVEMDGFGVNEGVIIMAATNRPDILDPALLRPGRFDRQVLVGSPDAKGREEILKVHARNKPLAEDVNLKVLARRTPGFTPADIENLMNEAALLTARLNEKTIKMDTIEEAITKVIAGIPKKSKVISEKERKLTAYHEAGHAVVASLLPHTDPVHQVTIIPRGRAGGFTMILPTEDKYYATKTEMEEQLVHLLGGRVAERLVLDDISTGAQNDLERVSAIARAMVTKYAMSEKLGSMAFGDSSDEVFLGRDFTTRRNYSEEVASEIDREIRRIVDEAYHMTEKLLSDNIEKLHGVAKALLKYETLDAAQFQKAFAGELDLTDDDLESSDEAKSETKEEIGQFIDETISSETVSDTPSEIKLDDESEKEV; encoded by the coding sequence TTGAAAAAATTTTTCAGAGGAGCAGGCTTTTATCTACTTATATTTTTAATTATCATCTCGGTTGTTCAGCTTTTTGGGAACCAGACTCAGGAGATTAGGGATATACCGTTTTCAGAGTTTTACCAAAATCTTAAAGCAGAAGATGTTAAAGAGGTAAAATTTGTAGATAGAAGAATTACAGGAACTTTAAAGAGTACAAATGAAACATTTACGTCGTATTTACCTTATTCAATCAATGAGGAGAGCTTGTCTTCGGAAATATTAAAACAAGCACAAGAGAAAAAGCTAGTAGTTACAGGAGAGCCTGTACCAGCTACACCTTGGCTTATTGAAATACTGCCTTCACTATTTATGATATTGATTTTTGTAGTGATTTGGTTCGTGTTTATGCAGCAGTCTCAAGGTGGCGGTAGCAAGGTTATGAATTTTGGAAAGTCCAAAGCAAAAATGCATAAAGGTGATGAAAAAGTTAAAGTAACTTTTAAGGAAGTCGCTGGACTAGACGAAGAAAAAGAGGAGCTTGAGGAAATCGTAGATTTCTTAAAAAATCCTAAAAAATATATTGAGTTAGGAGCTAGAATACCAAAAGGTATATTAATGGTAGGCCCTCCTGGAACAGGTAAAACATATCTTTCTAAGGCAGTTGCTGGAGAAGCTAAAGTGCCATTTTTCTCTATAAGTGGTTCTGACTTTGTTGAGATGTTTGTCGGAGTCGGAGCATCTAGAGTGAGAGATTTGTTTGAACAAGCCAAAAAATCAGCTCCATGTATCATTTTCATAGACGAGATTGATGCAGTAGGAAGAAAAAGAGGAGCAGGTCTTGGAGGCGGACATGATGAAAGAGAACAAACACTTAATCAGCTTTTAGTTGAAATGGATGGCTTTGGAGTAAATGAAGGAGTTATTATCATGGCTGCTACAAACAGACCTGATATTTTGGATCCTGCTTTACTTAGACCAGGTCGTTTCGATAGACAGGTGCTAGTTGGTTCGCCAGACGCAAAAGGCAGAGAAGAGATTCTAAAAGTTCATGCAAGAAATAAGCCTCTGGCTGAAGATGTAAATTTAAAGGTTCTTGCAAGAAGAACACCAGGATTTACGCCAGCCGATATAGAAAATCTTATGAACGAAGCGGCACTTCTTACAGCAAGACTAAATGAGAAAACAATAAAAATGGATACAATAGAAGAAGCAATTACTAAGGTTATAGCTGGTATTCCGAAAAAGTCAAAAGTAATAAGTGAAAAAGAAAGAAAGCTTACAGCATATCATGAAGCAGGTCATGCTGTTGTGGCATCACTATTACCTCATACAGACCCTGTTCATCAGGTTACTATTATTCCAAGAGGTAGAGCTGGAGGATTCACAATGATTCTCCCTACTGAAGATAAATACTATGCTACAAAAACTGAAATGGAAGAGCAATTAGTGCATCTATTAGGTGGTAGAGTAGCTGAAAGATTAGTTTTAGATGATATATCAACTGGAGCTCAAAATGACTTGGAAAGAGTATCTGCAATTGCTCGTGCTATGGTTACAAAATATGCAATGAGTGAAAAGCTTGGTTCTATGGCATTTGGAGATTCTTCGGATGAAGTTTTCCTAGGAAGAGACTTTACTACTAGAAGAAATTATTCTGAAGAGGTAGCTTCAGAAATTGATAGAGAAATAAGAAGGATAGTAGATGAAGCATATCATATGACAGAAAAGCTTCTTAGTGATAATATAGAGAAGCTTCATGGTGTTGCAAAAGCATTGTTAAAATACGAAACTCTTGATGCTGCTCAATTCCAAAAAGCTTTTGCTGGTGAGCTTGATTTGACAGATGATGATCTAGAGTCAAGTGATGAAGCTAAGTCAGAAACTAAAGAAGAAATAGGTCAGTTTATTGATGAAACTATCAGCAGTGAAACTGTTTCTGATACTCCTTCTGAAATTAAACTTGATGATGAAAGTGAAAAAGAAGTTTAG
- a CDS encoding sodium ion-translocating decarboxylase subunit beta: MIQVILEFLNSTGIAHISLGQIGMITVACILFYLAIAKGFEPLLLVPIAFGMLLANLPLAGIMGSPETLLYIDPIETMEQAQKAQEGIFSAHMKTNLPGGLIYYLSMGNKLGIFPPLIFLGVGAMTDFAPLIANPKSLLLGAAAQFGIFFTFFGAIALGFTAQEAASIGIIGGADGPTAIFLTTKLAPHLLGPIAVAAYSYMALVPVIQPPIMKALTTEDERKIVMKQLRTVSKKEKIIFPIVVTIIVSLILPPAATLIGMLMLGNLFKESGMTERLSKTATNELINIVTILLGISVGATANAEQFLTLQTIQIIVLGVVAFGVGSASGVILAKILNKFSKDPINPLIGSAGVSAVPMAARVSNKVGQESNPANFLLMHAMGPNVAGVIGSAVAAGVMLSLFN; this comes from the coding sequence ATGATTCAGGTTATACTAGAATTTTTGAATTCTACCGGAATAGCTCATATATCTTTAGGACAAATTGGTATGATTACTGTAGCATGTATATTATTTTATTTAGCTATAGCTAAAGGATTTGAACCTTTATTACTTGTACCGATTGCATTTGGAATGCTACTGGCTAATTTACCATTAGCAGGTATTATGGGTTCGCCAGAAACACTGTTATACATAGACCCTATAGAAACAATGGAGCAGGCACAAAAAGCTCAGGAAGGTATATTTTCAGCCCATATGAAGACAAACTTGCCTGGAGGGTTAATATATTATTTATCAATGGGTAATAAACTTGGGATATTCCCACCTTTAATATTTTTAGGAGTAGGTGCAATGACTGATTTTGCACCGTTAATTGCAAATCCTAAGTCGCTACTTTTAGGAGCAGCGGCTCAATTTGGTATATTTTTTACTTTCTTTGGAGCAATTGCACTTGGTTTCACGGCTCAAGAAGCAGCATCTATAGGAATAATTGGTGGAGCAGATGGACCAACAGCAATATTTTTAACTACTAAGTTAGCACCTCATCTACTTGGTCCAATAGCTGTTGCTGCATATTCTTATATGGCTTTAGTGCCTGTAATTCAACCTCCTATAATGAAGGCGCTTACTACTGAAGATGAAAGAAAAATAGTTATGAAACAGCTTAGAACTGTAAGCAAAAAAGAGAAAATTATTTTCCCTATAGTCGTTACTATTATTGTTTCATTAATATTGCCACCAGCTGCAACCTTAATTGGTATGCTTATGTTAGGTAATTTATTTAAAGAATCTGGAATGACTGAAAGACTTAGCAAAACAGCAACAAATGAGCTCATTAATATAGTAACTATATTGCTTGGGATATCAGTTGGAGCTACTGCTAATGCAGAACAATTCCTTACACTTCAAACAATTCAAATAATAGTACTTGGAGTTGTAGCTTTTGGTGTAGGTTCTGCTTCTGGAGTTATTTTAGCTAAGATACTTAATAAGTTCTCAAAAGATCCTATAAATCCGCTTATTGGTTCTGCGGGAGTATCGGCTGTCCCTATGGCTGCTAGAGTTTCGAACAAAGTAGGACAAGAATCAAATCCAGCTAATTTCTTGCTCATGCATGCTATGGGGCCTAATGTTGCAGGCGTAATAGGTTCAGCTGTAGCAGCAGGTGTAATGCTAAGCTTATTTAATTAA
- a CDS encoding biotin/lipoyl-containing protein has protein sequence MKKFNITVNGNQYEVEVEEIKDSATSISKPQAQVSSAAIQPKATVAPKAEVKKPVVTSGAGSVKAPMPGTINDIKVSEGQTVKAGEVLVILEAMKMENEIMSPIDGVVKQIAVTKGAPVSSGDVLVVVQ, from the coding sequence ATGAAAAAATTTAATATAACAGTTAATGGTAATCAGTATGAAGTAGAAGTTGAAGAAATAAAAGATTCTGCAACAAGTATTTCTAAACCACAGGCGCAGGTTTCAAGTGCTGCTATTCAACCAAAAGCGACAGTAGCGCCAAAAGCTGAAGTAAAAAAACCAGTAGTCACATCTGGAGCAGGTAGCGTAAAAGCACCTATGCCTGGAACTATTAATGATATAAAAGTTTCAGAAGGACAAACCGTAAAAGCAGGAGAAGTTTTAGTAATTTTGGAAGCTATGAAAATGGAAAACGAAATTATGTCTCCTATTGATGGAGTTGTTAAGCAAATAGCTGTTACTAAAGGAGCACCTGTTAGTTCAGGAGATGTTCTAGTAGTAGTACAGTAA
- the meaB gene encoding methylmalonyl Co-A mutase-associated GTPase MeaB produces MELLERLLKGEKTACARLISIVENESPGYVELLKELHKHTKGAYVIGITGPPGAGKSTLTDKLIKKLREKGKKVGVIAIDPTSPFTKGAILGDRIRMVDLSVDKDVFIRSMGTRGHLGGLSRATQGAIKILDVYGCDYIIVETVGVGQSEVDIVKTADTVVMVMVPGLGDDIQAIKAGVMEIGDVFVVNKSDKDGAKKTFREVEIMLDFKKDWKFRPPVSMAIGETGEGIAELFDNIELHRSYLETSEEIISKKINRNKAEIKEIVHDNIEKKISLLISEDSMSKILMDTVNNEIDPYSVAEKILSKILL; encoded by the coding sequence ATGGAACTTTTGGAAAGGCTGTTAAAAGGAGAAAAAACTGCATGCGCTAGACTTATTAGCATAGTTGAAAACGAATCACCTGGATATGTAGAGCTATTAAAAGAGCTTCATAAACATACCAAAGGAGCTTATGTAATAGGTATAACTGGACCTCCAGGAGCGGGTAAATCAACTTTGACTGATAAGCTAATTAAAAAGCTCAGAGAAAAGGGCAAAAAAGTTGGTGTAATTGCTATAGATCCTACTAGTCCCTTTACAAAAGGTGCGATTCTAGGCGATAGAATTCGAATGGTTGATTTATCTGTAGATAAAGACGTGTTTATCAGATCGATGGGCACTAGAGGGCATTTGGGTGGTCTATCAAGGGCCACTCAAGGTGCCATAAAAATATTAGATGTATATGGCTGTGATTATATTATTGTTGAAACTGTTGGAGTAGGACAATCTGAGGTTGATATAGTAAAGACTGCGGATACAGTTGTTATGGTAATGGTTCCAGGGTTAGGCGATGACATCCAAGCTATAAAAGCTGGAGTAATGGAAATCGGCGATGTATTTGTAGTGAATAAATCCGATAAAGACGGAGCTAAGAAAACCTTTAGAGAAGTTGAAATCATGCTTGATTTTAAAAAAGATTGGAAATTTAGACCTCCTGTTTCAATGGCTATAGGAGAAACTGGCGAAGGTATAGCTGAATTATTTGATAATATTGAGCTTCATAGATCATACCTTGAAACAAGTGAAGAAATCATTTCGAAAAAAATAAATAGGAATAAAGCTGAAATAAAGGAAATAGTACACGATAATATAGAAAAGAAAATTTCCTTGCTGATATCAGAGGACAGTATGTCCAAAATTTTAATGGATACGGTGAATAATGAAATAGATCCATATTCAGTGGCTGAGAAAATCTTATCAAAGATTTTGTTGTAA
- a CDS encoding OadG family protein, which produces MNINEILDQMAHDITALTFGEKMAGGLAVTFLSMLIVFAVLVLLIGVIKSMELLLNSKPKQGINDTVDIVDSTLQEVEVDSEDSLELVAVITAAIACSMGVSQSKIRVVNVNRVSDVTPTWAKNGRIEQIQNRL; this is translated from the coding sequence ATGAATATAAATGAAATTTTAGACCAAATGGCACATGATATAACTGCTCTTACATTTGGAGAAAAAATGGCTGGAGGATTAGCTGTAACATTTTTATCCATGTTAATTGTTTTTGCTGTTTTAGTTTTATTAATTGGAGTTATAAAATCCATGGAACTATTACTAAACAGCAAACCTAAACAAGGTATAAATGATACTGTAGATATAGTAGATTCTACACTTCAAGAAGTTGAAGTAGATAGTGAAGATTCTCTAGAGTTAGTAGCAGTTATTACTGCAGCTATTGCGTGCTCTATGGGAGTTAGCCAAAGTAAGATAAGAGTTGTTAATGTTAATAGGGTATCTGATGTTACACCTACATGGGCTAAAAATGGAAGAATTGAACAAATTCAAAATAGATTATAA
- a CDS encoding cobalamin B12-binding domain-containing protein, whose amino-acid sequence MDRPIRVLVAKPGLDGHDRGAKIIARALRDAGMEVIYTGLRQTPDQIVQAAIQEDVDVVAMSILSGAHSHLLPKVVELLKVENVFDEILVIGGGVIPDDDIPELKEKGISEVFTPGTPTQITIDFIKENIKKKA is encoded by the coding sequence ATGGATAGACCTATTCGTGTTTTAGTTGCTAAGCCAGGGCTAGATGGCCATGACAGAGGCGCAAAAATTATAGCTAGAGCTCTTAGAGATGCAGGTATGGAAGTTATATATACAGGACTTAGACAAACTCCAGACCAAATAGTTCAAGCAGCTATACAAGAAGATGTGGATGTAGTAGCAATGAGTATCTTATCAGGAGCTCACAGTCACCTTCTTCCAAAAGTAGTAGAGTTATTGAAAGTTGAAAATGTTTTTGATGAAATTCTTGTCATAGGTGGAGGAGTTATTCCAGATGACGATATCCCTGAACTTAAGGAAAAGGGAATTTCTGAGGTATTTACTCCAGGTACACCTACACAAATTACAATAGACTTTATAAAAGAGAATATTAAGAAAAAAGCTTAA